The following coding sequences lie in one Apus apus isolate bApuApu2 chromosome 16, bApuApu2.pri.cur, whole genome shotgun sequence genomic window:
- the GUCD1 gene encoding protein GUCD1, translated as MKSPREAGEPPPVDCIQLKVPVIQQLYHWDCGLACSRMVLQYLNHLDNDEFQKAIQELQLTKSIWTIDLAYLMRHFGVRHKFCTQTLGVDKGYKNQSFYRKHFDTEENRVNQLFAQAKACKVLVEKCTVTVQDIQNHLSQGHVAIVLVNAVLLLCDLCSSPVKYCCFLPIGQKCFCRNPDYQGHFIVLCGYNKASGSIYYNNPAYADRTCCTSISNFEEARTSYGTDEDILFIYTDS; from the exons ATGAAGAGCCCGCGGGAGGCTGGGGAGCCGCCGCCAG TTGACTGCATCCAGCTGAAAGTGCCAGTCATTCAGCAGCTGTACCACTGGGACTGCGGGCTAGCCTGCTCCAGGATGGTGCTTCA GTATCTGAATCATTTGGACAATGATGAATTTCAGAAAGCCATCCAGGAACTCCAGTTAACAAAAAGTATCTGGACTATTGACCTGGCCTACTTAATGCGGCACTTTGGTGTTAGGCATAAATTTTGCACCCAGACACTTGGAGTGGACAAGGGCTACAAAAATCAG TCATTTTACAGGAAGCACTTTGACACAGAAGAGAATCGAGTGAATCAGCTCTTTGCACAAGCCAAAGCCTGCAAGGTGCTGGTGGAGAAGTG cacagtAACTGTACAAGACATCCAAAACCACCTCTCCCAAGGTCATGTAGCCATTGTCCTGGTGAATGCAGTCCTGCTATTGTGTGATCTTTGTTCAAGTCCTGTCAAAtactgctgcttcctccccaTTGGACAGAAGTGCTTCTGCAGGAATCCTGACTACCAGGGCCATTTCATTGTGTTATGTGGCTACAACAAAGCCTCAGGGAGTATTTACTACAACAACCCTGCCTACGCTGACA GAACGTGCTGCACCAGCATCAGTAACTTTGAGGAAGCCAGGACGAGTTACGGCACGGATGAAGATATTCTGTTCATCTACACAGACAGCTGA
- the SNRPD3 gene encoding small nuclear ribonucleoprotein Sm D3, with protein MSIGVPIKVLHEAEGHIVTCETNTGEVYRGKLIEAEDNMNCQMSNITVTYRDGRVAQLEQVYIRGSKIRFLILPDMLKNAPMLKSMKNKNQGSGAGRGKAAILKAQVAARGRGRGMGRGNIFQKRR; from the exons ATGTCGATTGGAGTGCCAATTAAAGTCCTGCATGAGGCTGAAGGCCACATTGTGACGTGTGAGACCAACACGGGAGAGGTTTACAGAGGCAAACTTATTGAAGCTGAAGACAACATGAATTGTCAG ATGTCCAACATAACGGTGACGTACAGAGATGGACGAGTGGCACAGCTTGAACAGGTGTACATCAGAGGCAGCAAGATACGGTTTCTCATTTTACCAGATATGTTGAAGAATGCTCCTATGTTAAAGAGCATGAAGAATAAAAACCAGGGTTCTGGAGCTGGGCGAGGAAAAGCAGCTATTCTCAAAGCTCAAG tggCTGCAAGAGGAAGAGGCCGTGGTATGGGCCGTGGCAACATCTTCCAGAAGCGGAGATAA